A single region of the Salicibibacter cibi genome encodes:
- the recU gene encoding Holliday junction resolvase RecU, giving the protein MRFRYPNGKLYTSKKTSSSLPATNNGNRGMRLEDDINESIAYYRREKLAVIHKKPTPVQIVNVDYPARSRAKITEAYFRQASTTDYNGVYRGCYLDFEAKETRQKQSFPFKNFHEHQLRHLADVDEQQGCAFLILRFAETDEIFVMKASVFVQLKERSTRKSLQKQVIAENSLAVSSGFIPPIDFLPAVHRLFF; this is encoded by the coding sequence TTGCGCTTTCGATACCCCAACGGAAAATTATATACGTCAAAAAAAACGTCCTCCTCCCTTCCTGCAACGAACAACGGGAATCGGGGGATGCGGTTGGAAGATGATATCAACGAATCGATCGCTTACTATCGGCGGGAAAAGTTGGCCGTCATTCACAAAAAACCAACACCCGTGCAAATTGTTAACGTCGACTATCCGGCAAGAAGCCGGGCGAAAATTACGGAAGCCTACTTTCGGCAAGCTTCCACAACTGACTACAATGGGGTTTACCGTGGATGTTATCTCGATTTTGAAGCGAAGGAAACGAGACAGAAACAATCGTTTCCCTTTAAAAATTTTCATGAGCATCAACTGCGTCACTTAGCGGATGTGGATGAGCAACAAGGGTGCGCCTTTCTGATCCTTCGCTTCGCGGAAACCGACGAAATTTTTGTAATGAAGGCTTCTGTTTTTGTACAATTAAAAGAGAGAAGCACACGCAAATCATTACAAAAGCAAGTGATTGCCGAAAATAGCTTAGCTGTGTCGAGTGGTTTCATTCCGCCGATCGATTTTTTACCGGCTGTGCATCGGTTATTTTTTTAG
- a CDS encoding DUF370 domain-containing protein, translated as MTQKPLNIGFGNIVPSGRIVSIVQADSAPTKRMIQEARERQMLVDATNGRKTRSIILVDSEHLILSAIHPETVAQRLDA; from the coding sequence ATGACGCAGAAGCCTTTAAACATCGGTTTTGGCAACATTGTGCCTTCGGGTCGGATCGTTTCGATCGTACAAGCAGATTCTGCGCCGACCAAAAGGATGATTCAGGAGGCACGAGAGCGCCAGATGCTCGTCGATGCGACAAATGGCCGCAAAACGAGAAGCATTATATTGGTGGACAGCGAGCACTTAATCTTGTCGGCGATCCATCCGGAAACCGTCGCGCAAAGATTGGATGCTTAA
- a CDS encoding MerR family transcriptional regulator, protein MATLVKTKNVAEVLRVAPKTVQTWVRKYQIPVQTNDRGHYLYDHNSIDRLRTVKSTQMPEEKEPFIEREAKPTYEEAEKRMDDILRRLDHLENMIEQKADEVVSFQLLKHRQELDDVQCSLAAMEKDLKDLQVEKIEPERRIEGPKKERGKLANMFLFSS, encoded by the coding sequence ATGGCAACCTTGGTGAAGACGAAAAACGTCGCTGAAGTATTGCGAGTTGCCCCAAAGACGGTGCAAACGTGGGTAAGAAAATATCAAATTCCGGTGCAAACGAATGACCGTGGCCACTATTTATATGACCATAACTCCATTGACCGTTTGCGAACCGTAAAGTCCACGCAGATGCCGGAGGAAAAGGAACCATTCATTGAACGAGAGGCAAAGCCGACATACGAAGAAGCGGAGAAGCGCATGGATGACATTTTGCGCAGGTTGGATCATCTTGAAAATATGATCGAGCAAAAAGCCGATGAAGTCGTTAGTTTCCAACTCCTTAAGCATCGACAAGAATTGGACGACGTTCAGTGTTCCCTGGCCGCGATGGAAAAAGATCTGAAAGATTTGCAAGTCGAAAAGATTGAACCCGAACGAAGGATTGAAGGTCCGAAGAAAGAACGGGGAAAATTAGCAAATATGTTTTTATTTTCAAGTTAG
- a CDS encoding DUF1798 family protein, which translates to MEKEIIALSRRLSKDMEEANFYRNAVDEGRSFSFQEEIVPFVDDVQARAEEWRADVQSLLSKRALGVLHPDQVEHTYENMYVLATESFQPHIQKQRYQERQQAIAYILNIVLEELETRKR; encoded by the coding sequence ATGGAAAAAGAAATCATCGCCCTGAGCCGGCGTTTATCGAAAGATATGGAAGAAGCAAACTTTTATCGAAACGCGGTTGACGAAGGCAGATCGTTTTCGTTTCAAGAGGAGATCGTTCCTTTCGTGGACGATGTACAGGCCAGAGCCGAGGAGTGGCGTGCGGACGTGCAATCGCTCCTTTCCAAACGCGCACTCGGTGTACTGCATCCCGACCAGGTGGAGCATACGTATGAAAATATGTACGTACTGGCCACGGAATCTTTTCAACCGCATATACAAAAGCAGCGTTATCAAGAACGGCAACAAGCAATTGCGTACATTTTGAATATCGTACTCGAAGAATTGGAAACAAGAAAACGATAG
- a CDS encoding ABC1 kinase family protein, with the protein MLSTGLKHANRYRKIATVLARHGFGYILQEVGLFHVLSLPKRLATNPKDPNYRLIGERIRNVMEELGPTFIKLGQMISTRRDLFPDYIVDEMQKLQDDVPPFNYAEVKRIVEQELQAPINEAYASFSEEPLAAASIGQVHKAQLPDGTVVAVKVSRPKIKETIEKDLDILHDLTRLLSQRFHWAQYYRLEDVADEFAEAIRNEADYTLELRNTEKMHVNMQKFSSIITPEVHPAYSTGKMITMAFMDGIKFKHWKDEQEGDHPKLARELADAFLHQVLIDGFFHSDPHPGNLLLTADGKLCLLDFGQVGRLNRSMRNDFINYVIAMTKRDPEEVARMVYNMADVPEDVDAEEFADEVEHLLSKYYDRPFEEVRIGEALNDIFSASQRFRIRIYKEYTLLAKAVITIESVISELDPGLSIVEIAEPYGRLLARERINPKTWSKKWLKEAKRQRDTLLVLPHSLKAALAKVNEDELSIGIRLPKLNIFLNKLDRISNRISFSLTLLAFSIIMVGLIVGSTFGDSSSFLVQLPVIEISFIISFLMFCLIIFSIFRSGRF; encoded by the coding sequence TTGCTCTCTACAGGATTGAAACACGCCAATCGCTACCGAAAAATTGCCACCGTGTTGGCCAGACACGGCTTTGGTTATATTTTGCAAGAAGTTGGTCTTTTTCACGTTCTATCGTTGCCAAAGCGTTTGGCCACGAACCCTAAAGACCCCAATTATCGCTTAATCGGGGAGCGCATTCGTAACGTAATGGAAGAGCTTGGCCCGACCTTTATCAAATTGGGCCAAATGATCAGTACGCGCCGCGATTTATTTCCCGACTATATCGTCGATGAAATGCAAAAATTACAGGATGATGTGCCTCCGTTTAATTATGCAGAAGTTAAAAGAATAGTGGAACAAGAGTTGCAAGCGCCGATTAATGAAGCATATGCTTCATTTTCCGAAGAACCGCTCGCGGCTGCTTCCATCGGCCAAGTACATAAAGCCCAGCTTCCCGACGGGACCGTCGTCGCTGTCAAAGTATCCCGCCCAAAAATCAAAGAAACCATCGAAAAAGATTTGGACATTTTGCATGACCTTACCCGCCTTTTGTCCCAACGATTTCATTGGGCTCAGTATTACCGGTTGGAAGACGTTGCCGATGAATTCGCTGAAGCCATTCGCAATGAAGCGGACTATACACTGGAACTGCGCAACACGGAAAAAATGCACGTGAATATGCAAAAATTCAGCAGCATCATAACTCCGGAAGTTCATCCGGCCTATTCGACCGGTAAAATGATCACGATGGCTTTTATGGATGGCATAAAGTTTAAACATTGGAAGGACGAGCAAGAAGGAGACCATCCCAAATTGGCTCGTGAACTTGCGGACGCTTTTCTGCACCAAGTGCTCATCGACGGTTTTTTTCATAGCGACCCCCATCCCGGGAATTTACTCCTCACCGCTGACGGCAAGTTATGCTTACTTGATTTCGGACAAGTCGGACGTTTAAACCGTTCGATGCGTAATGATTTCATTAATTATGTGATTGCCATGACGAAAAGAGATCCGGAGGAAGTTGCCCGTATGGTCTACAACATGGCTGATGTTCCCGAGGATGTGGACGCTGAAGAATTTGCGGACGAAGTCGAACATTTATTATCAAAATATTACGATCGCCCATTTGAAGAGGTGCGCATCGGCGAAGCGCTCAACGATATTTTTTCCGCTTCGCAACGCTTTCGTATTCGTATTTACAAGGAATACACGCTGCTTGCAAAAGCCGTGATTACGATCGAAAGCGTTATTTCCGAGCTAGACCCCGGATTAAGCATTGTGGAAATCGCGGAACCTTACGGGCGATTGCTTGCCCGCGAGCGGATAAATCCAAAAACATGGTCTAAAAAATGGCTCAAAGAAGCAAAGCGGCAACGGGACACCTTGCTCGTATTGCCCCACTCATTGAAAGCGGCATTGGCGAAAGTCAATGAGGATGAGCTCTCTATTGGGATACGGCTGCCGAAACTCAACATTTTTTTGAATAAGCTTGACCGGATCAGCAACCGAATTTCGTTTAGTTTAACGCTGCTTGCGTTTTCCATTATTATGGTCGGGTTGATCGTCGGTTCAACGTTTGGCGATTCTTCATCCTTTCTTGTGCAACTTCCCGTCATTGAAATTAGTTTTATCATTTCGTTTCTTATGTTCTGTCTCATCATCTTCTCTATTTTTCGTTCCGGACGATTTTAA
- a CDS encoding phasin family protein, with translation MNEWLRNGFFLGLGAAVAGKEKVQAYLDDLVTRGRITPREAEEFAEELIRKGETKEEEWSQTSKDRVKGVFNDMGVATRDDVEQLEAKIERLENMLKQSGTDDDTKPS, from the coding sequence ATGAACGAATGGCTCAGAAACGGTTTTTTTCTAGGTTTAGGCGCTGCTGTCGCCGGCAAAGAAAAAGTGCAAGCGTATCTGGATGATCTCGTCACGAGAGGACGAATCACCCCCCGAGAAGCGGAAGAATTTGCCGAAGAATTAATTCGCAAAGGGGAAACGAAAGAGGAAGAATGGTCGCAAACGTCCAAAGACCGTGTCAAAGGGGTTTTTAACGATATGGGAGTGGCCACCCGCGATGATGTCGAGCAATTGGAAGCGAAAATTGAACGTTTGGAAAACATGCTAAAACAGTCCGGGACAGATGATGACACAAAGCCTTCATAA